CTATACCTATGCCAATAGCGATGAGCAAAAGAGTAGTGATATTATCAAAAGGCTTTAACCACAAAGCTGGAATAATGGTCTCAAATCCAAAGACACTCCCATACATTAAACCGAAAAACATGGAGCTTATTCCAAGCCTTGATAAAATTGCACCTAAGCTTATACCCTTCCACTTTAAAAGAAAACCTACTATAAAAAACACAAAACCCTGACCTAGGTCTCCAAACATAAATCCATATAAAAATAGATAGGTTATGCTCAGAAATGGCGTAGGGTCTACTTCATTATAATTTGGAACTCCATACATTTTTATAAGGGATTCAAATGGTTTAAATAACCAGTTATTTCGTAGTTTTGTAGGCGGTTTTATACTCGGATCTTTATGATCATCATTAAACATAATGACAATTCCTTCGTATTTTGAAAGGGCTTCTGTAATTTGTTTTTTCAACCTTTTTGGAATCCATCCAGAAAAGAAGAAGTGCTTCGTGCTAAAAGCCATATTGTTTTTTACAGTATTGATTGTGTCGTACAGGTGCAAAACATTATAAGCATAATTACTTTGGTCTTTATATTTTGCTTTTAGTGTATTCACTTCACTTTCAAGTGCATCCATCTTAGCAGCAAATTTTTCCTTCTTACTTTTTAGCCATTTCACAATATTTAATGGAGTATCTTTATAGACATCTTTAAATCCTTCTAGTTTATTAAAGTTTAAAGATTTTAATATTCTTTTCGTCTCACGTTCTAGATCCCATGGAGAAATGACTAAATACACTTCATTATCTTCTATGCTTCCCACATGAACTACAATTGCAGTAATATTGCCATAATTGTTCTTTAATCTTTGAACATTTTCTTTTGTCAATGTACCTACTATGTAGTTAAAGTTTTTTAAATTATTTAATTTTTCCATCTCTACATTTGCAGATGATAAAAATTCATAAGCCTTTATGCTCTTATTAATTTTCTCAATATCATTCTGTAAAATTTTTAATATTGCATATTTTTCATGAACCTGATTGTAGATGTCATTAACGGATTTTATAACACTTGGTAAGTCAATGTCCTTTTTGAGAATTTGTGGATCTACTACATATTCATCTCCAAATATTTGGTTTAATAATTTAATCTTCGCTTCAAATCTTTCGGTTTTGGCATTTTTCAAACCTGATTCTGCTTCTGAAAAACCCAATAGCTCTACTATATTGTGTTCAGTTACATCAATACTAAATCGAAAATTTTCAATTTCATTATAAGCATCTACAATTTGCACATTTTCAAAAAATAATAAATCTTTTATCACATCATTGACATACTCATTTTTGCCGATTACGTTCATCATAATCAGTTTTTCAACAGCCACTTATTCCACCACCTCTATTGTTCTAATTAAATATTTTGATATTTCCTCAACGGGCATCTTATACCTTTTGCTTTCAATGACGGAAATAATGTCTTTTATTTGGAAATCTACTAATTCAATGAATGCAGTTACTTTCCCAAAGTTCAAAATGGAGCTATTCAATAAACTCAAAGATTTTCCATATAAGTAATGATCAATCCTTCTTTCCATAAATAAATCAAGATTATTTTTACAGTCAAACAAAAACTCATAAGGCGTATTCCTAAACTGACCTGCTAAATCATTCACATCAAATTTGTAGACTACATCCTTCAATTTGTTATAGTTATATAAATATCCGTAATCAAGAACAAAATTTAGTATTTCTTCTTTAGACATATCAAAGTACTTTAATCCTCGATAAATCCACTCTAAATTATAAAGATCTACTCTGCGCCTTAATATTTCTGTAGATTTTTTATCTTTATCTCCTAACAATTTCTGAGATTTTTGGATTAATTGATGATAATAGTACTTATCGAGCATCATCTCCACATAAAAATTAAATTTTTCATCTTCACTTTGAGCATATGGTAATATAAGCCGATAGTATTTTGTATCTTTTATTTCTTCTAATACGTCTAATACCGAATCTTTTTGTAGTAATTTTATAAAATTAATATTTGAATGTTTTCCAAAAGTGAAAAAATGTTCTTCTATTGCCTCTTTTTTCTTCCTACCTCGAACAAATTCGAATACCAATTTCAAATTTTCAATCTCATAGCGAAGCATATAAGTTTGAATTAAATCTCTATAGTCCTGATTTAAATAGAGAAATAATTTTTCAACAACTGTGATTTTGTACTTGTATAGCCTTTTTTCAAAGTCGTTTCTATGAATTTTTCTGCCTTGTAAATCCCAAAGCACTTCTCGAAAAGATGTATTGTCGTTTAAGTAATCAAATATCTCTTGAACGCTATGAAGATTCATAATATTGATGAAATCTTCTCGTGATAATAGTTTCGCTTTTATTGCGCTAATTTTCGTATTTACTGTGCTAAAATTCATGCTACTCATCTCATGCACACCTTTAATTAATTTCTATAATTTCATTAAATATCTGCTTTTTAAGCACATCTTTGATTGCTGCGTACTTGCTTTGAATGTTTTGCTTCTGTTGTTGGGATTCCGTACTTATGGCTTTTGCCATGTCATGAGCTTGTGCAATGTTCTTTTGCACTTCTCTTTCTAATTTAGTGTTTGAGTTGCTGTTTAACTGTTCGTCTAGATTTTTTATTTCGTCATTCAAAAGAGCTTCTTTTTCACTTATCGTTTGTTCTGTGCGATTTTGTAGGTCTATTGCCCTGTTGTCAATCTCTATGATTTTTCTCAAGACAAACTCTAATTCATCCAAAAATATCACTTCCTCTCAAATCTACCACTTATTATACTCCTCTATTTTTAAAGGTCAAATATTTTATCAAAACAAAAAAACCCTAAGATTCTTACTATTCCTTGAGTTTTTTTATTTTAATATGGATTTTATAATATCTTAACCTAAATTTAACCATAAAGTCAAATTTAACCATAAAGTGAAATTGTTAACTATTCTTGATAATATGTCTTTAAAAAATCTTCTAATCGATCTAGAGCGATCTTGCAGTCATTTACAGTAGGTAAAGTGACAATTCTAAAATGATCCGGTGCTTTCCAATTAAAACCTGTTCCTTGAACAATTAAAATCTTCTTACTTTTTAATAGGTCTAATGCAAACTGCATGTCATCGTGAATATGAAACTTTTCCGCATCGATTTTAGCAAAAATGTAAAAGGCTCCTTTCGGTTTTACACAGCTTAGACCGTCAATACTATTAATTCTGTTATGCACGTATTCCCTTTGTTCATATAATCTTCCACCAGGTTTAATAAGTTCTATTAAACTTTGGTAACCACCTAAAGCCGTCTGTATTGCGTATTGTGCAGGAACATTAGAACAAAGTCGCATAGAGGACAGCATATCAATACCTTCTATGTAATCTTTTGCATCTTCTTTATTTCCCGTTAAAACCATCCATCCAACACGGTAGCCTGCGATTCTATGAGATTTGGATAGTCCATTAAATGAGATGCATAATACATCGTGGACTAAACTAGCCATCGGAATGTGAACTACATCATCGTAAAGTATTTGATCATATATTTCATCTGCAAAGACAATCAAATCGTGTTCATGAGCCAATTTTGCAATTTCTTCTAATATTTCCCTTGAGTAAACCGCACCTGTAGGATTATTAGGGTTAATAATTACAATACCTTTTGTGTTTTCATTAATCTTTGATTTAATATCTTCTAAATCTGGATACCAATCAGATTCCTCATCACATATATAGTGAACAGGTTTACCCCCAGCTAGATTTATAGACCCAGTCCATAATGGATAGTCTGGT
This genomic interval from Alkalibaculum bacchi contains the following:
- a CDS encoding V-type ATP synthase subunit I, whose protein sequence is MAVEKLIMMNVIGKNEYVNDVIKDLLFFENVQIVDAYNEIENFRFSIDVTEHNIVELLGFSEAESGLKNAKTERFEAKIKLLNQIFGDEYVVDPQILKKDIDLPSVIKSVNDIYNQVHEKYAILKILQNDIEKINKSIKAYEFLSSANVEMEKLNNLKNFNYIVGTLTKENVQRLKNNYGNITAIVVHVGSIEDNEVYLVISPWDLERETKRILKSLNFNKLEGFKDVYKDTPLNIVKWLKSKKEKFAAKMDALESEVNTLKAKYKDQSNYAYNVLHLYDTINTVKNNMAFSTKHFFFSGWIPKRLKKQITEALSKYEGIVIMFNDDHKDPSIKPPTKLRNNWLFKPFESLIKMYGVPNYNEVDPTPFLSITYLFLYGFMFGDLGQGFVFFIVGFLLKWKGISLGAILSRLGISSMFFGLMYGSVFGFETIIPALWLKPFDNITTLLLIAIGIGIVMIAIGYIYGIINQYKMKDYYNSLLGKNGLTGFVLYFCIILVVLALFTGNRLLSVGVLGTMIIIAIVILFMKEPIIDKLSHKRKEQRHKLDTNFFVESFFDVFEVLLSIFSNTLSFIRVGAFALNHVGLFLAFESLAHMVNSGVGSTLIYILGNIFIIVLEGVIVAIQVLRLEYYELFSKYFVGGGEEFKVTKL
- a CDS encoding V-type ATPase subunit gives rise to the protein MSSMNFSTVNTKISAIKAKLLSREDFINIMNLHSVQEIFDYLNDNTSFREVLWDLQGRKIHRNDFEKRLYKYKITVVEKLFLYLNQDYRDLIQTYMLRYEIENLKLVFEFVRGRKKKEAIEEHFFTFGKHSNINFIKLLQKDSVLDVLEEIKDTKYYRLILPYAQSEDEKFNFYVEMMLDKYYYHQLIQKSQKLLGDKDKKSTEILRRRVDLYNLEWIYRGLKYFDMSKEEILNFVLDYGYLYNYNKLKDVVYKFDVNDLAGQFRNTPYEFLFDCKNNLDLFMERRIDHYLYGKSLSLLNSSILNFGKVTAFIELVDFQIKDIISVIESKRYKMPVEEISKYLIRTIEVVE
- a CDS encoding pyridoxal phosphate-dependent aminotransferase encodes the protein MRKFNKSKKLDNVCYDIRGPVMDQANLMERNGENIIKLNIGNPAPFDIFAPDEIVHDVAMNLRSAEGYCDSKGIFPARKAIMQNYQTKGVMDVTIDSIYIGNGVSELITLSMQALLDNGDEILVPAPDYPLWTGSINLAGGKPVHYICDEESDWYPDLEDIKSKINENTKGIVIINPNNPTGAVYSREILEEIAKLAHEHDLIVFADEIYDQILYDDVVHIPMASLVHDVLCISFNGLSKSHRIAGYRVGWMVLTGNKEDAKDYIEGIDMLSSMRLCSNVPAQYAIQTALGGYQSLIELIKPGGRLYEQREYVHNRINSIDGLSCVKPKGAFYIFAKIDAEKFHIHDDMQFALDLLKSKKILIVQGTGFNWKAPDHFRIVTLPTVNDCKIALDRLEDFLKTYYQE